The Candidatus Koribacter versatilis Ellin345 genome has a segment encoding these proteins:
- a CDS encoding cold-shock protein: MEQGTVKWFNDAKGFGFISRQNGEDVFVHHTAIQAQGFRSLQEGQAVQFNVVKGPKGWQAENVQAL; the protein is encoded by the coding sequence ATGGAACAAGGAACAGTGAAGTGGTTCAACGATGCGAAGGGTTTTGGCTTCATCAGCCGTCAGAACGGTGAGGACGTATTCGTCCATCACACCGCCATCCAGGCGCAGGGCTTCCGTAGTCTTCAGGAAGGTCAGGCGGTTCAGTTCAACGTGGTGAAGGGCCCCAAGGGTTGGCAGGCAGAAAACGTTCAGGCTCTCTAA
- a CDS encoding PadR family transcriptional regulator, which translates to MGKSDVWQGTLALMVLKTLEAMGPQHGYGIARRIEQTSGDMLTLNYGTLYPSLLKLEQEGAIVSEWGVSENNRKAKFYKLTRAGRKQLESATREWEETTAIVARFLAPSEEKA; encoded by the coding sequence ATGGGCAAATCGGATGTGTGGCAAGGAACGCTGGCGTTGATGGTGTTGAAGACTCTGGAGGCGATGGGGCCGCAGCACGGCTACGGGATTGCTCGGCGCATTGAACAAACCAGCGGCGACATGCTCACGCTGAACTACGGCACGCTCTATCCGTCGCTCCTCAAGCTTGAGCAGGAAGGCGCGATCGTTTCGGAATGGGGCGTCTCGGAAAACAATCGTAAGGCGAAGTTTTACAAACTCACCCGCGCTGGAAGAAAACAGCTTGAGAGCGCGACTCGGGAATGGGAAGAGACGACCGCAATCGTTGCGCGCTTCCTGGCGCCGTCGGAGGAGAAGGCATGA